One part of the Streptomyces sp. NBC_00286 genome encodes these proteins:
- a CDS encoding response regulator transcription factor, translated as MRVLVVEDEQLLADAVATGLRREAMAVDVVYDGAAALERIGVNDYDVVVLDRDLPLVHGDDVCRKIVELGMPTRVLMLTASGDVSDRVEGLEIGADDYLPKPFAFSELTARVRALGRRTSVPLPPVLERAGIKLDPNRREVFRDGKEVQLAPKEFAVLEVLLRSEGAVVSAEQLLEKAWDENTDPFTNVVRVTVMTLRRKLGEPPVIVTVPGSGYRI; from the coding sequence GTGCGCGTACTCGTCGTCGAGGACGAGCAGCTGCTCGCCGATGCGGTGGCCACCGGACTGCGCCGGGAGGCCATGGCCGTCGACGTCGTGTACGACGGTGCGGCCGCCCTGGAACGCATCGGCGTGAACGACTACGACGTGGTCGTCCTCGACCGTGACCTCCCACTGGTGCACGGCGACGACGTCTGCCGCAAGATCGTCGAGCTGGGCATGCCCACGCGCGTGCTGATGCTCACGGCCTCCGGAGACGTCAGCGACCGTGTCGAGGGCCTGGAGATCGGCGCCGACGACTATCTCCCCAAGCCCTTCGCGTTCAGCGAACTGACGGCACGCGTGCGTGCCCTCGGTCGGCGTACGAGCGTGCCGCTGCCGCCCGTCCTGGAGCGCGCCGGGATCAAGCTGGACCCCAACCGCCGCGAGGTGTTCCGCGACGGCAAGGAGGTCCAGCTCGCCCCCAAGGAGTTCGCCGTCCTGGAGGTGCTGCTGCGCAGCGAGGGCGCCGTGGTCTCCGCCGAGCAGCTCCTGGAGAAGGCCTGGGACGAGAACACCGATCCGTTCACCAATGTCGTGCGCGTCACAGTGATGACTTTGCGCCGCAAGCTCGGCGAGCCGCCGGTCATCGTGACCGTTCCCGGCTCCGGTTACCGGATCTGA